The Fusobacterium sp. IOR10 genomic interval TTTAATATCCATTTCTTCAATAGCTTTCTTTAAATGCTCATGTTTGTTTAAAAGTTCCTTTTCAAATTCGTTTTCTCCTGAATTTATAAATTCAAAAAGGATATACTCTTCTTCATGCATATTTTCAATTTGTCTATATTCATCAATTAATTCTTTATTTTCATTTATTTTATTTATTATTTTTTGGCTATTTTTCTTATCATTCCAAAAATCATTTTTTAAAGTTTCTGTTTCTAATTTTTTGTTTTCTAAAATCCTATCATTTAATTTCAAAGTTTTTTCTATATTTTCTAAGGCCACTTTAAACTTTTGAAATTCTCTGTTAACTTCAGATATATCAATCACTAATCAATCACCTCTTTTCCTTTTTTAAAAATAATAGCTGTAGAAATAGCGTATTCTCTACAATGGGATATTGATATTTCTACTAAATATTTTTCATTATAATCTTCTATACTATTTTTAAATCTAACAATGGGCTTTCCTAATTTGTTATTTATAATCTCTATATCTGAAAAACTTATTTTTCTCATACCTGTCCCTAAAGCTTTTGAAATTGACTCTTTAGCTGAAAATCTTCCTGCATAAGTTTCAGCTTTGTTTCCCTTTGATACTATTAATTCAATTTCTTCCTCTGTATATATTTTTTGTATAAATTTTAAATTTTTAATAGCTTTTTCTATCCTTGATATTTCTATAATATCATTTCCTAATCCTAAAAAATAATTCATATAGTCTCCTATTTTATATTATATATTTCTTTTGCATTTTTAGTGGTTATCTCAACTACTTTTTCAAAAGAAATTCCCTTTATCTCTGCTATTTTTTCAGCAACATATTTAACATTTAACGGAGTATTTCTTTTTCCTCTAAAAGGAACTGGAGATAAATAAGGAGAATCAGTTTCTAAAACAACCCTATTTATATCAACTTTTTTTAAAAATTCAACAGTTTTTCTTGAATTTTTAAAAGTTAATACCCCGCCAATTCCAAAATAATATCTATCTGAAATTTTTGAAGCACTTTCAATACTACCTGGAAAACAGTGGAATATCCCTCTCACATCTGGATATTTTTCTAAAATATTTAATGTGTCCTCCATAGCATCTCTAGAATGTATTACTACAGGCTTTTTAAATCTTTTCGCTAATTCCATTTGTCTTAGAAAAATCTCTTTTTGATGGTCTTTGTCTGTTACCATCCAATGATAGTCCAACCCAATTTCACCAACTGCTACAACCTTGTCCTCTTTTAATAATTCTTCTATTTTTTTTTCTGTTTCCTCATTATAATTCTTTATTTCAGTTGGATGAATTCCAACAACAGCATACATAAATTTTTTATTTTTAGCGTAATTTACGCTCTTTTCTGAAGAATCTAAATCACATCCTATATTTACTA includes:
- the acpS gene encoding holo-ACP synthase; this translates as MNYFLGLGNDIIEISRIEKAIKNLKFIQKIYTEEEIELIVSKGNKAETYAGRFSAKESISKALGTGMRKISFSDIEIINNKLGKPIVRFKNSIEDYNEKYLVEISISHCREYAISTAIIFKKGKEVID
- a CDS encoding TatD family hydrolase, producing the protein MKIVDTHCHIDDRQFDEDRDDILKDISESMDFIVNIGCDLDSSEKSVNYAKNKKFMYAVVGIHPTEIKNYNEETEKKIEELLKEDKVVAVGEIGLDYHWMVTDKDHQKEIFLRQMELAKRFKKPVVIHSRDAMEDTLNILEKYPDVRGIFHCFPGSIESASKISDRYYFGIGGVLTFKNSRKTVEFLKKVDINRVVLETDSPYLSPVPFRGKRNTPLNVKYVAEKIAEIKGISFEKVVEITTKNAKEIYNIK